In the Gemmatimonadota bacterium genome, CTTGCGCGAGAACCCGAGGCATGTGCCGTTTGTCACGGCGGCCCGGACCATCCGGTGATGGAGGCGTATAAGACGAGTATTCACGGGGTTTTGTATTATGCGGATAGAGATGCCGAGAAGTCGCCGAGTTGCGTGACGTGCCACATGCCCAATGGCGATCACGGGCATGTGGCAAATATCGGGTTGGGTGCGGTGTTTACGGGCGCGGTGCTCGAGGATGATTTTTTGCCGCATCTGGCGATGAAGCGTTTGACAAAAGAGGCGTTTGAAGCGAATCGAAATGCGATGTTGCAGGTGTGTGCGCCGTGTCATTCCAATCGGTTTTCCCGAGAGAGCCTGGAGCGCGCAGATGCGATTAAGCGCGAGGCAGACGCGCTGGTTGCAGAGTCTTATGCGGTGATTAAGGCGCTGTACGATGAGGGTGCGCTGGAGCCCATGCCCGAGGACCGTCCGGCCAATCCGGTGGTTGGGCACGCTTTTGAGCTTGGCGGGCAGCAGTTGTACGAAAATACATCGGAGATCGAGCAGGCATTTTTCAGGTTGTTCAAGTTTTATCACGCGACTACGTTTAAGGCGGCGTATCACCATTCGCCAGATTATACGCATTGGGAGGGTATCGTGCGGATGAAGATGGAGATGGATAAGATCCGCACGGAGGCAAGGCGGTTGCGGTTAGAGGGAAATGTAAGCGAGCGCTAACCGTTAAAAAAAATGATTGCATAGCGCATAGTTTTTTTTTACATTAAGTTGAATTTTTGGAAACAATTTTGAAACAAATTTTCAATCTATTATGTCTTGATGGCTGTTTTTGGGTTGTATGTTTCAGATGTGATAACAAACAAAAGGAGGTGGTGAATAGAGATAGATTTTTTTTGCGTTGCATAGTAAAGTTGTTAAGTCGTTCATTTTTCGCAGTTTGCGAAAGGAGGTAGTACTTTGAGATGGTATAAAGTTTTAGGTTTTGTCGTTGCCTGTGTTTTGGCTTCGGCAAGCATGTCTTCGGCTCAGGTTGCCGGTAAGTGGGGCCTGGGCGGGTTTGTCAGCTATACCAATCCCCTGTTCACCTTTGGTGAAAGGTTTGGCAGTGGTGTGGATAAATGGGGGCTTAATGCCAGTCGTGTGAGTAGCCCTCGCCTGACTGTTGAAGCCGAATTTCACCACACTTATATGGATGGTGGCGCTCTGGAAACCGGTGAGTTTACCTGGTCCCCCAAGGCTCTGACAGCCAAGCAATATAGCAGCAAAGATATCAACCCGAATAGTTCGCACACGAATCGCTTTAATAGTGTGCTATTGTCCGGGTTGTGGTTTTTTAATGCGGACCGTTCAATGGATGAGGGGAGTTTTTCGCCTTATATCGTTGCGGGCGGTGGTTTGTACGATCACAAGACCGTAGCAGAAAATATTGTTTGGCCCGGTCAGAGTCCGACCGATGCCAGCGGTGTAGATGCGACGAATGTGGATGCTCAGGGCGATATTTTGCCCCAGGTGGTGATTGACCGTCAGGAAGATACGCGCACGGCCGTGACCGCGGTGTTGGGGTTGGGGCTGGAAGCGCACGTGACGCAGACGATCGCGCTGGATGTGCGCGCGCGGTATCATTTTATTCTCGGCGAACTCCGCCCTCGCGATGCGTGGGGCCTGGATAAGGCATTTCCGCTTCAGATGTTTGATCTGAGTGCCGGGTTCAAATTCTATTTCTGGGATTAAAGGAGGTAAAAATTGATGCAAAAGATACTTTCAATAGTTGTACTGTCCTTGCTTGTTAGCGCGGGTATTTCACATGCCGCGACAACGGGAAAAGTGCAGGGTACAGTGCGCGACGCGCAGACGGGTGAAGTATTGCCGGGTGCCAATGTGGTGATTGAAGGCACACAGCGCGGTGCAGTCACCGATCCCGATGGGTTTTTTGTCATTTTGCTCGTCGATCCCGGCACGTATGCAATGACGGCCTCGTTAGTGGGTTATGATGCACAGCGTCAGACCGGCATCAGGGTTCAAACTGACTTGACGACGACGGTTGATTTCCAGATTCGGGAAGCAGCTCTGGAATTGGGCGAAATCACGGTGATTGCCGAACGTCCGCCGGTTGAGCCAGATAAGACGACGAGCAAGTACATCATGAGTGCCGAGGATCTGGAAGCCGTGCCCATCGTGCGCGATATGGGTGATTTTATCGAGCTTCAGGCTGGTGTTTCAATCGATGCCGAAGGCGATGAGATTATGATCCGCGGCGGCGACCGCGACCATGTGGCATACATCGTGGATGGCGTTCGCATTTCAACGACCGACTCCTATGGTTCTCGCACGGGTATCGGGCGAAGCCTGAACAAGAGTGCGGTTCAGGAACTTCAGGTGATTACGGGTGGTTACAACGCCGAGTATGGCAATGCCCAGGGTGGTGTGGTTTCGATGGTGACGCGCGATGGTGGTTCGTCATACAGCGGTATGCTGGACTATCGATTCACGCCTTCGGGACAGAAGCACTGGGGTGCGAATGTGTACGATTCGCCCATGCACCGGGGCAACAACAAGTGGGATAATCCCGACTGGGTTGCAGAGCAGATCGAGATCCCCGCTGACCTGGATGGCGATGGTTCCAATGACATCGTACAGGCGCACAAGCGTCTGGACTACACGGGCAAAATGGGACATCGCATCGATGCCAATATCGCGGGTCCTCTGAGTCAGGACGTGACATTTTTTGCCAGTACGGTCTGGCGCAAAGAGCCTGCGGCATTGTTGAGTGCCAATTTGACCACGCCCCGGAATACGCGCAATACAGCAAAGCTGACGTATTCCGCATCTCCCAGCTTGAAGTTGCGAGCAGGGGGGATTTACAATAGCAGTGAAGGGACCTTTGGTGGCCCGAGCGATGGCGGCAGGTTGGATTTGCGCAACAGTGGTAAAAATATCTTTTTACACGTCGTAAATCCAACGGGTAACCTCGTTACCACAGATGCGTTGTTTTACGGTGCTGTGACGCATTCTCTGTCTCCCAAGACTTTTTACGAAGTGAATCTGGGCTATTCGACGACAGACCGAGACACCACGGGCTTTCATCGCCACTTTATCGTAGATGATAAACTGACTTCTTCCAGCGTGAAGGATGCGGCAGGGCACTACACGATTTACCGCGAAACGCACAACTGGAGCATGTATAGCTACAACCGGGTGAGCTTTAAGGCAGACCTTTCCAGCCAGGTGAACAAGCAGAACTTTGTGAAAGCCGGCGTGGAAGTGATCCGCTACAACAACTGGTATCAGCAGAGGTGGTCAGATGGTCCCACGCACCGTCGCCTGCGCTGGTTCTCCCAGAACTATACAGATACGGCATTCTGGCCCAGTGGAAACAATGTGGGCCTCAATCCCCTTGACTTTGGTGTCTATATTCAGGACAAGATCGAGTTTGAGGGGATGATTGTGAATGCGGGCATGAGGGGCGAGATTTTCTTCCCGAACACCTATATCAAAGACTCCGATGCCTGGTACGGTGCTAAGGCACCTTGGAATGGCATGACGCGTTCCGCCTATATTCCCACAACCAAGGGTCCCACGATCAAAGCAGTTCAGCCTCGCATTGGCGTGTCGCACCCGATTACGGAAAAGAGCCTCGTACGCTTTTTCTACGGTCGGTTTGTGCAGCGCCCGCAATTCCACGAAATGTTCATGAACGAGTTCACGTCCAATGAGGCCGTGGATAGGGATCTGAATGGCAATGGTGCGATTGATCCCGGCGAACAGTTCAACGAGTTCAATGACTCGGGTTCACGGCACGGTACTCCGTATTTGCCTCCCGAAGAAACCACTTCTTTTGAGGTGGGCCTGGACTGGAACTTTGTGGGTGATTACGTGCTCGGGCTGACGACTTATTACAAAGCGTCGGGTAATGAGATCAGAAGCGCCTCACAGCAGTGGATCGATCCAGGGGGCCATCAGTATGTGACGGGTGTTCAAGGCCATGGGCCGGGTAACTGGCGCGATGTTCGCGGTTTCGAGATCAATTTGCGGAAGAAATTCTCGAACATGTTCTCGTTCAATGTGGGCTACAACCTGCAGTGGGCAGACGGAGGTCGCAATAGCGCGCACCGCCGCGATGTATGGCCAGACTCTCAGTTCGTAGCCAGTGGGTACTACTTTAACACCTGGGATGTCGATCCCACGACAGGCGTAGAGACACCCGTATCACTGCGGGAAAAAGCGCGTCGCGAAGGGTTACCCGAAGATCACTACATCATCCAGTATGGAAGACAGGCGAATATTTATTTGCGGAGTCAACATACCAGAATATTGAATTTCGACGGCAGAGGTGGTGCGTGGTCGTGGATTCCGTGGTATTCGCACTATTCGTCAGAGGGCGCTCAGTTTGTCGCCAATGAAGCCCGCACGAGCCTGGGCCATTACGACGATGGAGACAGGGAATTCTGGGAACGCGCTGGCAACCATCCGGGCAATCCGGGAAGTGGCGAAGGCACCCTGTCGGTGGCGCACAACCAGGAATCTGGCGAGCGTGCCCCGCTGACCGCCGACCGCCGCAGTTTTGGTTCGATTACGTTCTTATTTGCCACGCCAGCGAACTACGGTCCTTTTGGCGGCAAAGCCTTAGGCAATATTCGCTCCAATCTGGTGTATTATCTCTACGCGGGTAACAGGTTTACGTATAGCACGGGTGGTATTCAGGGATTCCGACAGGGTCCCCTCCATACGCGTGCGGACTTCAATGCCGAGAAGGTATTTGGCAATATGTCGGGCGTGAACATAACCGTGGCTGTGGAGATCTACAATTTGTTCAACCAGAAGGACTGGCGCCAGAATAGCATTGGTGGGGTTCCAGAAGATTGGGATTCCGATCGCTATCAGAAGTATGGCATCATGGGCTTAGAGCCTACCAATGTCGATATTGTTGCG is a window encoding:
- a CDS encoding multiheme c-type cytochrome, whose product is MKIVGVGVLVLACVSGVFYVLQPEEAVRFVAHPVFLWRIQSDQSCEGCHRNIDPGMDKQWRESAHFRANVGCADCHGENHETVFAVRGQVSAGMCGKCHAEEVEAFAESGHADAELAALSDARFLAQSRAMQEEGCMGCHSIGARFADGSVGGCNTCHPSHEFSAALAREPEACAVCHGGPDHPVMEAYKTSIHGVLYYADRDAEKSPSCVTCHMPNGDHGHVANIGLGAVFTGAVLEDDFLPHLAMKRLTKEAFEANRNAMLQVCAPCHSNRFSRESLERADAIKREADALVAESYAVIKALYDEGALEPMPEDRPANPVVGHAFELGGQQLYENTSEIEQAFFRLFKFYHATTFKAAYHHSPDYTHWEGIVRMKMEMDKIRTEARRLRLEGNVSER
- a CDS encoding outer membrane beta-barrel protein, with the translated sequence MRWYKVLGFVVACVLASASMSSAQVAGKWGLGGFVSYTNPLFTFGERFGSGVDKWGLNASRVSSPRLTVEAEFHHTYMDGGALETGEFTWSPKALTAKQYSSKDINPNSSHTNRFNSVLLSGLWFFNADRSMDEGSFSPYIVAGGGLYDHKTVAENIVWPGQSPTDASGVDATNVDAQGDILPQVVIDRQEDTRTAVTAVLGLGLEAHVTQTIALDVRARYHFILGELRPRDAWGLDKAFPLQMFDLSAGFKFYFWD
- a CDS encoding TonB-dependent receptor; this encodes MQKILSIVVLSLLVSAGISHAATTGKVQGTVRDAQTGEVLPGANVVIEGTQRGAVTDPDGFFVILLVDPGTYAMTASLVGYDAQRQTGIRVQTDLTTTVDFQIREAALELGEITVIAERPPVEPDKTTSKYIMSAEDLEAVPIVRDMGDFIELQAGVSIDAEGDEIMIRGGDRDHVAYIVDGVRISTTDSYGSRTGIGRSLNKSAVQELQVITGGYNAEYGNAQGGVVSMVTRDGGSSYSGMLDYRFTPSGQKHWGANVYDSPMHRGNNKWDNPDWVAEQIEIPADLDGDGSNDIVQAHKRLDYTGKMGHRIDANIAGPLSQDVTFFASTVWRKEPAALLSANLTTPRNTRNTAKLTYSASPSLKLRAGGIYNSSEGTFGGPSDGGRLDLRNSGKNIFLHVVNPTGNLVTTDALFYGAVTHSLSPKTFYEVNLGYSTTDRDTTGFHRHFIVDDKLTSSSVKDAAGHYTIYRETHNWSMYSYNRVSFKADLSSQVNKQNFVKAGVEVIRYNNWYQQRWSDGPTHRRLRWFSQNYTDTAFWPSGNNVGLNPLDFGVYIQDKIEFEGMIVNAGMRGEIFFPNTYIKDSDAWYGAKAPWNGMTRSAYIPTTKGPTIKAVQPRIGVSHPITEKSLVRFFYGRFVQRPQFHEMFMNEFTSNEAVDRDLNGNGAIDPGEQFNEFNDSGSRHGTPYLPPEETTSFEVGLDWNFVGDYVLGLTTYYKASGNEIRSASQQWIDPGGHQYVTGVQGHGPGNWRDVRGFEINLRKKFSNMFSFNVGYNLQWADGGRNSAHRRDVWPDSQFVASGYYFNTWDVDPTTGVETPVSLREKARREGLPEDHYIIQYGRQANIYLRSQHTRILNFDGRGGAWSWIPWYSHYSSEGAQFVANEARTSLGHYDDGDREFWERAGNHPGNPGSGEGTLSVAHNQESGERAPLTADRRSFGSITFLFATPANYGPFGGKALGNIRSNLVYYLYAGNRFTYSTGGIQGFRQGPLHTRADFNAEKVFGNMSGVNITVAVEIYNLFNQKDWRQNSIGGVPEDWDSDRYQKYGIMGLEPTNVDIVALGLQAPEINDIGNYWDSPREMQFSLRIKW